From the genome of Brevibacterium sp. JSBI002, one region includes:
- a CDS encoding XRE family transcriptional regulator, whose protein sequence is MSTEEIVIDGPLARATRILCQVSAKHVADKAEIDKSELKDYEKGTADLTAEQERRLILALEQYGARFIPDGSEGGYGVRLKFSRAKVRAIERWEDEGGTPGADDV, encoded by the coding sequence ATGAGCACAGAAGAGATCGTCATCGATGGCCCGCTGGCACGCGCAACGCGGATCCTCTGCCAGGTTTCAGCCAAGCACGTGGCAGACAAAGCTGAGATCGACAAGTCCGAACTCAAGGACTACGAAAAGGGGACAGCGGACCTGACTGCTGAGCAGGAGCGGCGACTCATCCTCGCCCTCGAACAGTACGGCGCGCGGTTCATTCCCGACGGCTCAGAGGGCGGTTACGGCGTGCGTCTGAAGTTCAGCCGCGCAAAGGTCCGCGCCATCGAACGCTGGGAAGACGAAGGCGGCACCCCCGGCGCCGACGACGTCTGA